A stretch of the Hippocampus zosterae strain Florida chromosome 16, ASM2543408v3, whole genome shotgun sequence genome encodes the following:
- the LOC127587882 gene encoding stAR-related lipid transfer protein 13-like isoform X2 codes for MTSPRRTTTLHLRRSISEQLRESTAKAWDLLWRNVRERRLAELEAKEACDWLRAAGFPQYVQLYEDSQFPINISAVKRDHDFLDRDLVEPLTRRLNTLNKSASMKLDLTQLRKKGEDSDEDDPMAISKRWTFEWSSRRWSRLEDFPSDGGPQGGGHGPCSAASSESALSELSEQELAEISSLQSEDSADAMSVASLSAFFQPPPPDLSHYNSLPIKGVRQGQAGRSKAKEFLRRMEVMRTWGPSTMRKSSKRRAPMVISGPVLQGEEPLALQVLQCTPIDQLEQNLARNNGETSPGEVGNCGNDFDDDCADLSRMNVSPIRDPTPARARTASKRSSKYLEDMELPLRGKRPDAQRNQFHSHENLLIHVPKDHKPGTFPKALSIESLTPGRSSADLTVSRPSKSRNPDDIWSCRPLSKPSCPKAPRGSRVSVYDNVPGSHLYASTGDIQDLEKEDNLFPHLDDIIQHVSGLQQIVDQWSRGVLADSEDGQDGDVSQNDTDSIGTSRDRRDSGVGASLTRPRVRWPSFRTSHHLNQPSSWLHISCQSAAQLSLLHKFSLLRLTAIMEKYSMSNKHGWTWSVPKFMKRLKSPDSKEKSVFGVPLIVHVRRCGFPLPLCLQQALAHLTRHCLDQVGLFRKSGAKSRIQSLRHRCDASPDSVDYEEQSAYDVADMVKQFFRDLPEPLLSNKLGETFLHIYQYVPKEQRLQAVRAAILLMADENRQALQTLLYFLRGVAAQVDENQMTAANLAVCLAPSLFHLSLTKSDTLSPRSIQRKYGSGRPDQKDLNENLAATQGLAHMITECLHLFQIPEEMVSQSRNSYMEAELTAPPLGELGKIRQCDMEEDGEEVDEEDEEVDEGSYHAYVEKLIHNLLKETKDKSKAWICRPTGEHVELASKKVGDGNPLRRWRVSTEVEATPAEVLHRLLRERPLWQMELQQEKVVETLDKQTDVYQYCCHNMAPQPRTDFVILRSWRSDPIKGWCALVCVSVDRGDGPRTAVRGVVLESHYLLESFGMPTRTRLTHVSRVDLRGRAPEWYNKAYGHLCANEAQRIRASFLRAVEPSQ; via the exons ATGACGAGCCCGCGGAGGACGACCACGCTCCATCTCCGGCGGTCGATCAGCGAGCAGCTGAGGGAGTCCACGGCCAAAGCGTGGGATCTGCTATGGAGGAATGTGCGGGAGAGGCGGCTGGCAG AGCTGGAGGCCAAGGAGGCGTGCGATTGGCTGAGAGCTGCCGGCTTCCCTCAGTACGTGCAGCTGTACGAAG actCTCAGTTTCCCATTAATATTTCCGCGGTGAAAAGGGATCATGACTTCTTGGATAGAGACCTGGTAGAGCCCTTGACCAG gcgcCTCAATACACTGAACAAGTCTGCCTCAATGAAACTGGACCTCACCCAACTAAGGAAGAAA GGGGAAGACTCGGATGAAGATGACCCGATGGCCATCAGCAAACGTTGGACATTTGAGTGGAGCAGCCGCCGGTGGTCCCGCCTGGAAGACTTCCCGTCGGACGGTGGTCCTCAGGGCGGAGGCCATGGCCCATGCAGCGCGGCAAGCAGCGAGAGCGCTCTGAGTGAGCTGAGCGAGCAGGAGTTGGCCGAGATCTCTTCGCTGCAAAGCGAGGACTCGGCGGATGCCATGTCGGTGGCATCCCTATCGGCCTTCTTCCAGCCGCCGCCCCCTGACCTCTCGCACTACAACTCCCTGCCCATCAAGGGGGTCCGCCAAGGACAGGCAGGGCGCAGCAAAGCCAAGGAGTTCCTGCGGCGGATGGAGGTGATGCGCACCTGGGGGCCGTCCACCATGCGCAAGAGCTCCAAACGCAGAGCGCCCATGGTCATTAGCGGACCCGTGCTGCAAGGGGAGGAACCCCTAGCCCTACAGGTCCTGCAGTGTACCCCTATCGACCAGTTGGAGCAAAACCTGGCCAGGAACAATGGCGAAACATCGCCCGGCGAGGTCGGCAACTGCGGCAACGACTTTGACGACGACTGCGCCGACCTTTCCAGGATGAACGTGAGTCCCATTCGTGATCCCACCCCCGCGCGAGCACGGACAGCCAGCAAACGAAGCAGCAAATATCTGGAGGACATGGAGCTCCCCTTGCGGGGCAAGAGGCCCGATGCACAGAGGAACCAGTTCCACTCGCATGAAAACCTCCTCATTCATGTCCCCAAAGACCACAAGCCAGGTACTTTCCCCAAAGCGCTGTCCATCGAGAGCCTGACGCCTGGGAGAAGCTCCGCCGACCTCACCGTCTCCCGACCATCCAAAAGCAGGAACCCGGACGACATCTGGTCTTGCCGTCCACTGTCTAAGCCCTCGTGCCCGAAAGCTCCGAGGGGCAGCCGGGTGAGCGTGTACGACAATGTCCCCGGTTCCCACCTATACGCCAGCACGGGAGACATCCAGGACCTGGAGAAAGAGGACAACCTGTTCCCGCACTTGGATGACATTATCCAGCATGTCAGTGGCCTGCAGCAGATCGTGGATCAGTGGAGCCGCGGCGTACTCGCGGACAGTGAGGATGGTCAAGATGGCGATGTCTCCCAGAATGATACAGACTCCATCGGGACGAGTCGGGACAGAAGGGATTCCGGCGTTGGGGCCTCCTTGACAAGACCGCG GGTGCGCTGGCCCAGTTTCAGGACATCTCACCATCTCAACCAGCCGTCTTCGTGGCTTCACATCAGCTGCCAGTCGGCCGCGCAGCTCAGCCTGCTGCACAAGTTCTCCTTGCTCCGCCTCACTGCCATCATGGAGAAGTACTCCATGTCCAACAAGCATGGTTGGACCTG GTCTGTACCAAAATTCATGAAGCGTCTAAAGTCTCCCGACTCCAAGGAGAAGAGCGTGTTTGGGGTCCCGCTCATCGTGCACGTACGACGTTGCGGCTTCCCGCTGCCCCTTTGCCTTCAGCAGGCTCTTGCCCACCTCACGCGCCATTGTCTGGACCAG GTGGGCCTGTTCCGCAAATCTGGTGCAAAGTCTCGCATCCAATCACTGCGTCATCGGTGCGACGCCTCTCCCGATAGTGTGGACTACGAGGAGCAGTCGGCTTATGACGTGGCCGACATGGTCAAGCAGTTCTTCCGGGACCTTCCGGAGCCCCTACTGAGCAACAAGCTGGGAGAAACCTTCTTGCACATTTACCAGT ACGTACCCAAGGAGCAGCGTTTGCAGGCAGTACGGGCAGCCATCTTGTTGATGGCGGACGAAAACCGCCAAGCGTTGCAGACGCTGCTCTATTTCCTGCGCGGTGTTGCGGCACAGGTTGACGAAAACCAGATGACGGCTGCCAACCTCGCCGTCTGCCTGGCGCCGTCCCTCTTCCACCTCAGCCTGACCAAGAGCGACACGCTCTCGCCAAG GTCCATCCAGAGAAAGTATGGCAGTGGCCGACCAGATCAGAAGGACTTGAACGAGAACTTGGCTGCGACTCAAGGCTTGGCTCACATGATCACAGAGTGTCTGCACCTTTTTCAG ATCCCTGAGGAGATGGTCAGCCAGTCCCGTAACTCTTACATGGAAGCCGAGCTTACAGCGCCTCCTCTGGGTGAGCTGGGTAAGATACGCCAGTGTGACATGGAGGAAGACGGAGAAGAAGTGGACGAAGAAGACGAGGAGGTCGATGAAGGATCCTATCATGCTTATGTGGAGAAGCTGATCCACAACCTGCTGAAGGAGACCAAAGACAAAAGCAAAGCGTGGATATGTCGACCGACAGGAGAGCACGTGGAACTGGCCTCCAAAAAG GTGGGTGACGGCAACCCTCTTCGGCGCTGGCGCGTCAGCACGGAAGTGGAGGCCACGCCCGCTGAGGTTCTTCACCGGCTACTGCGAGAGCGCCCCCTCTGGCAGATGGAGCTACAGCAGGAGAAGGTTGTGGAAACGCTGGACAAGCAAACAGACGTGTACCAGTACTGCTGTCACAACATGGCGCCGCAGCCGCGCACAGACTTTGTCATTCTCAG GTCCTGGCGTTCTGACCCAATTAAAGGCTGGTGTGCACTGGTGTGCGTGTCGGTGGATCGCGGCGACGGACCGCGGACGGCGGTGCGGGGCGTGGTCCTGGAGTCCCACTACCTGCTGGAGTCCTTTGGCATGCCGACCAGAACCAGACTGACGCACGTCTCCAGAGTGGATCTCAG GGGGCGCGCTCCAGAATGGTACAACAAGGCGTACGGGCACCTCTGCGCCAACGAGGCGCAGAGGATCCGGGCCTCGTTCCTCAGGGCGGTAGAACCATCCCAATAG
- the LOC127587882 gene encoding stAR-related lipid transfer protein 13-like isoform X1: protein MEEDEVETECGTLLETPNSGESDSDSANEGTCLEAMTPDGQDHYLRLGQTPRRRSALRLSRIIARKQLLRRLQQELEAKEACDWLRAAGFPQYVQLYEDSQFPINISAVKRDHDFLDRDLVEPLTRRLNTLNKSASMKLDLTQLRKKGEDSDEDDPMAISKRWTFEWSSRRWSRLEDFPSDGGPQGGGHGPCSAASSESALSELSEQELAEISSLQSEDSADAMSVASLSAFFQPPPPDLSHYNSLPIKGVRQGQAGRSKAKEFLRRMEVMRTWGPSTMRKSSKRRAPMVISGPVLQGEEPLALQVLQCTPIDQLEQNLARNNGETSPGEVGNCGNDFDDDCADLSRMNVSPIRDPTPARARTASKRSSKYLEDMELPLRGKRPDAQRNQFHSHENLLIHVPKDHKPGTFPKALSIESLTPGRSSADLTVSRPSKSRNPDDIWSCRPLSKPSCPKAPRGSRVSVYDNVPGSHLYASTGDIQDLEKEDNLFPHLDDIIQHVSGLQQIVDQWSRGVLADSEDGQDGDVSQNDTDSIGTSRDRRDSGVGASLTRPRVRWPSFRTSHHLNQPSSWLHISCQSAAQLSLLHKFSLLRLTAIMEKYSMSNKHGWTWSVPKFMKRLKSPDSKEKSVFGVPLIVHVRRCGFPLPLCLQQALAHLTRHCLDQVGLFRKSGAKSRIQSLRHRCDASPDSVDYEEQSAYDVADMVKQFFRDLPEPLLSNKLGETFLHIYQYVPKEQRLQAVRAAILLMADENRQALQTLLYFLRGVAAQVDENQMTAANLAVCLAPSLFHLSLTKSDTLSPRSIQRKYGSGRPDQKDLNENLAATQGLAHMITECLHLFQIPEEMVSQSRNSYMEAELTAPPLGELGKIRQCDMEEDGEEVDEEDEEVDEGSYHAYVEKLIHNLLKETKDKSKAWICRPTGEHVELASKKVGDGNPLRRWRVSTEVEATPAEVLHRLLRERPLWQMELQQEKVVETLDKQTDVYQYCCHNMAPQPRTDFVILRSWRSDPIKGWCALVCVSVDRGDGPRTAVRGVVLESHYLLESFGMPTRTRLTHVSRVDLRGRAPEWYNKAYGHLCANEAQRIRASFLRAVEPSQ, encoded by the exons ATGGAGGAAGACGAAGTGGAAACAGAGTGTGGGACCCTTTTAGAGACGCCCAATAGCGGCGAGAGTGACAGCGACAGTGCCAATGAAGGGACATGCCTGGAGGCCATGACGCCTGACGGCCAGGATCACTACCTGAGGCTGGGCCAGACGCCCCGACGCCGCTCGGCCCTGCGCCTCTCGCGCATCATTGCCCGAAAGCAACTGCTTCGGAGGTTGCAGCAAG AGCTGGAGGCCAAGGAGGCGTGCGATTGGCTGAGAGCTGCCGGCTTCCCTCAGTACGTGCAGCTGTACGAAG actCTCAGTTTCCCATTAATATTTCCGCGGTGAAAAGGGATCATGACTTCTTGGATAGAGACCTGGTAGAGCCCTTGACCAG gcgcCTCAATACACTGAACAAGTCTGCCTCAATGAAACTGGACCTCACCCAACTAAGGAAGAAA GGGGAAGACTCGGATGAAGATGACCCGATGGCCATCAGCAAACGTTGGACATTTGAGTGGAGCAGCCGCCGGTGGTCCCGCCTGGAAGACTTCCCGTCGGACGGTGGTCCTCAGGGCGGAGGCCATGGCCCATGCAGCGCGGCAAGCAGCGAGAGCGCTCTGAGTGAGCTGAGCGAGCAGGAGTTGGCCGAGATCTCTTCGCTGCAAAGCGAGGACTCGGCGGATGCCATGTCGGTGGCATCCCTATCGGCCTTCTTCCAGCCGCCGCCCCCTGACCTCTCGCACTACAACTCCCTGCCCATCAAGGGGGTCCGCCAAGGACAGGCAGGGCGCAGCAAAGCCAAGGAGTTCCTGCGGCGGATGGAGGTGATGCGCACCTGGGGGCCGTCCACCATGCGCAAGAGCTCCAAACGCAGAGCGCCCATGGTCATTAGCGGACCCGTGCTGCAAGGGGAGGAACCCCTAGCCCTACAGGTCCTGCAGTGTACCCCTATCGACCAGTTGGAGCAAAACCTGGCCAGGAACAATGGCGAAACATCGCCCGGCGAGGTCGGCAACTGCGGCAACGACTTTGACGACGACTGCGCCGACCTTTCCAGGATGAACGTGAGTCCCATTCGTGATCCCACCCCCGCGCGAGCACGGACAGCCAGCAAACGAAGCAGCAAATATCTGGAGGACATGGAGCTCCCCTTGCGGGGCAAGAGGCCCGATGCACAGAGGAACCAGTTCCACTCGCATGAAAACCTCCTCATTCATGTCCCCAAAGACCACAAGCCAGGTACTTTCCCCAAAGCGCTGTCCATCGAGAGCCTGACGCCTGGGAGAAGCTCCGCCGACCTCACCGTCTCCCGACCATCCAAAAGCAGGAACCCGGACGACATCTGGTCTTGCCGTCCACTGTCTAAGCCCTCGTGCCCGAAAGCTCCGAGGGGCAGCCGGGTGAGCGTGTACGACAATGTCCCCGGTTCCCACCTATACGCCAGCACGGGAGACATCCAGGACCTGGAGAAAGAGGACAACCTGTTCCCGCACTTGGATGACATTATCCAGCATGTCAGTGGCCTGCAGCAGATCGTGGATCAGTGGAGCCGCGGCGTACTCGCGGACAGTGAGGATGGTCAAGATGGCGATGTCTCCCAGAATGATACAGACTCCATCGGGACGAGTCGGGACAGAAGGGATTCCGGCGTTGGGGCCTCCTTGACAAGACCGCG GGTGCGCTGGCCCAGTTTCAGGACATCTCACCATCTCAACCAGCCGTCTTCGTGGCTTCACATCAGCTGCCAGTCGGCCGCGCAGCTCAGCCTGCTGCACAAGTTCTCCTTGCTCCGCCTCACTGCCATCATGGAGAAGTACTCCATGTCCAACAAGCATGGTTGGACCTG GTCTGTACCAAAATTCATGAAGCGTCTAAAGTCTCCCGACTCCAAGGAGAAGAGCGTGTTTGGGGTCCCGCTCATCGTGCACGTACGACGTTGCGGCTTCCCGCTGCCCCTTTGCCTTCAGCAGGCTCTTGCCCACCTCACGCGCCATTGTCTGGACCAG GTGGGCCTGTTCCGCAAATCTGGTGCAAAGTCTCGCATCCAATCACTGCGTCATCGGTGCGACGCCTCTCCCGATAGTGTGGACTACGAGGAGCAGTCGGCTTATGACGTGGCCGACATGGTCAAGCAGTTCTTCCGGGACCTTCCGGAGCCCCTACTGAGCAACAAGCTGGGAGAAACCTTCTTGCACATTTACCAGT ACGTACCCAAGGAGCAGCGTTTGCAGGCAGTACGGGCAGCCATCTTGTTGATGGCGGACGAAAACCGCCAAGCGTTGCAGACGCTGCTCTATTTCCTGCGCGGTGTTGCGGCACAGGTTGACGAAAACCAGATGACGGCTGCCAACCTCGCCGTCTGCCTGGCGCCGTCCCTCTTCCACCTCAGCCTGACCAAGAGCGACACGCTCTCGCCAAG GTCCATCCAGAGAAAGTATGGCAGTGGCCGACCAGATCAGAAGGACTTGAACGAGAACTTGGCTGCGACTCAAGGCTTGGCTCACATGATCACAGAGTGTCTGCACCTTTTTCAG ATCCCTGAGGAGATGGTCAGCCAGTCCCGTAACTCTTACATGGAAGCCGAGCTTACAGCGCCTCCTCTGGGTGAGCTGGGTAAGATACGCCAGTGTGACATGGAGGAAGACGGAGAAGAAGTGGACGAAGAAGACGAGGAGGTCGATGAAGGATCCTATCATGCTTATGTGGAGAAGCTGATCCACAACCTGCTGAAGGAGACCAAAGACAAAAGCAAAGCGTGGATATGTCGACCGACAGGAGAGCACGTGGAACTGGCCTCCAAAAAG GTGGGTGACGGCAACCCTCTTCGGCGCTGGCGCGTCAGCACGGAAGTGGAGGCCACGCCCGCTGAGGTTCTTCACCGGCTACTGCGAGAGCGCCCCCTCTGGCAGATGGAGCTACAGCAGGAGAAGGTTGTGGAAACGCTGGACAAGCAAACAGACGTGTACCAGTACTGCTGTCACAACATGGCGCCGCAGCCGCGCACAGACTTTGTCATTCTCAG GTCCTGGCGTTCTGACCCAATTAAAGGCTGGTGTGCACTGGTGTGCGTGTCGGTGGATCGCGGCGACGGACCGCGGACGGCGGTGCGGGGCGTGGTCCTGGAGTCCCACTACCTGCTGGAGTCCTTTGGCATGCCGACCAGAACCAGACTGACGCACGTCTCCAGAGTGGATCTCAG GGGGCGCGCTCCAGAATGGTACAACAAGGCGTACGGGCACCTCTGCGCCAACGAGGCGCAGAGGATCCGGGCCTCGTTCCTCAGGGCGGTAGAACCATCCCAATAG
- the LOC127587882 gene encoding stAR-related lipid transfer protein 13-like isoform X3, translated as MKTSKLEAKEACDWLRAAGFPQYVQLYEDSQFPINISAVKRDHDFLDRDLVEPLTRRLNTLNKSASMKLDLTQLRKKGEDSDEDDPMAISKRWTFEWSSRRWSRLEDFPSDGGPQGGGHGPCSAASSESALSELSEQELAEISSLQSEDSADAMSVASLSAFFQPPPPDLSHYNSLPIKGVRQGQAGRSKAKEFLRRMEVMRTWGPSTMRKSSKRRAPMVISGPVLQGEEPLALQVLQCTPIDQLEQNLARNNGETSPGEVGNCGNDFDDDCADLSRMNVSPIRDPTPARARTASKRSSKYLEDMELPLRGKRPDAQRNQFHSHENLLIHVPKDHKPGTFPKALSIESLTPGRSSADLTVSRPSKSRNPDDIWSCRPLSKPSCPKAPRGSRVSVYDNVPGSHLYASTGDIQDLEKEDNLFPHLDDIIQHVSGLQQIVDQWSRGVLADSEDGQDGDVSQNDTDSIGTSRDRRDSGVGASLTRPRVRWPSFRTSHHLNQPSSWLHISCQSAAQLSLLHKFSLLRLTAIMEKYSMSNKHGWTWSVPKFMKRLKSPDSKEKSVFGVPLIVHVRRCGFPLPLCLQQALAHLTRHCLDQVGLFRKSGAKSRIQSLRHRCDASPDSVDYEEQSAYDVADMVKQFFRDLPEPLLSNKLGETFLHIYQYVPKEQRLQAVRAAILLMADENRQALQTLLYFLRGVAAQVDENQMTAANLAVCLAPSLFHLSLTKSDTLSPRSIQRKYGSGRPDQKDLNENLAATQGLAHMITECLHLFQIPEEMVSQSRNSYMEAELTAPPLGELGKIRQCDMEEDGEEVDEEDEEVDEGSYHAYVEKLIHNLLKETKDKSKAWICRPTGEHVELASKKVGDGNPLRRWRVSTEVEATPAEVLHRLLRERPLWQMELQQEKVVETLDKQTDVYQYCCHNMAPQPRTDFVILRSWRSDPIKGWCALVCVSVDRGDGPRTAVRGVVLESHYLLESFGMPTRTRLTHVSRVDLRGRAPEWYNKAYGHLCANEAQRIRASFLRAVEPSQ; from the exons ATGAAGACATCAA AGCTGGAGGCCAAGGAGGCGTGCGATTGGCTGAGAGCTGCCGGCTTCCCTCAGTACGTGCAGCTGTACGAAG actCTCAGTTTCCCATTAATATTTCCGCGGTGAAAAGGGATCATGACTTCTTGGATAGAGACCTGGTAGAGCCCTTGACCAG gcgcCTCAATACACTGAACAAGTCTGCCTCAATGAAACTGGACCTCACCCAACTAAGGAAGAAA GGGGAAGACTCGGATGAAGATGACCCGATGGCCATCAGCAAACGTTGGACATTTGAGTGGAGCAGCCGCCGGTGGTCCCGCCTGGAAGACTTCCCGTCGGACGGTGGTCCTCAGGGCGGAGGCCATGGCCCATGCAGCGCGGCAAGCAGCGAGAGCGCTCTGAGTGAGCTGAGCGAGCAGGAGTTGGCCGAGATCTCTTCGCTGCAAAGCGAGGACTCGGCGGATGCCATGTCGGTGGCATCCCTATCGGCCTTCTTCCAGCCGCCGCCCCCTGACCTCTCGCACTACAACTCCCTGCCCATCAAGGGGGTCCGCCAAGGACAGGCAGGGCGCAGCAAAGCCAAGGAGTTCCTGCGGCGGATGGAGGTGATGCGCACCTGGGGGCCGTCCACCATGCGCAAGAGCTCCAAACGCAGAGCGCCCATGGTCATTAGCGGACCCGTGCTGCAAGGGGAGGAACCCCTAGCCCTACAGGTCCTGCAGTGTACCCCTATCGACCAGTTGGAGCAAAACCTGGCCAGGAACAATGGCGAAACATCGCCCGGCGAGGTCGGCAACTGCGGCAACGACTTTGACGACGACTGCGCCGACCTTTCCAGGATGAACGTGAGTCCCATTCGTGATCCCACCCCCGCGCGAGCACGGACAGCCAGCAAACGAAGCAGCAAATATCTGGAGGACATGGAGCTCCCCTTGCGGGGCAAGAGGCCCGATGCACAGAGGAACCAGTTCCACTCGCATGAAAACCTCCTCATTCATGTCCCCAAAGACCACAAGCCAGGTACTTTCCCCAAAGCGCTGTCCATCGAGAGCCTGACGCCTGGGAGAAGCTCCGCCGACCTCACCGTCTCCCGACCATCCAAAAGCAGGAACCCGGACGACATCTGGTCTTGCCGTCCACTGTCTAAGCCCTCGTGCCCGAAAGCTCCGAGGGGCAGCCGGGTGAGCGTGTACGACAATGTCCCCGGTTCCCACCTATACGCCAGCACGGGAGACATCCAGGACCTGGAGAAAGAGGACAACCTGTTCCCGCACTTGGATGACATTATCCAGCATGTCAGTGGCCTGCAGCAGATCGTGGATCAGTGGAGCCGCGGCGTACTCGCGGACAGTGAGGATGGTCAAGATGGCGATGTCTCCCAGAATGATACAGACTCCATCGGGACGAGTCGGGACAGAAGGGATTCCGGCGTTGGGGCCTCCTTGACAAGACCGCG GGTGCGCTGGCCCAGTTTCAGGACATCTCACCATCTCAACCAGCCGTCTTCGTGGCTTCACATCAGCTGCCAGTCGGCCGCGCAGCTCAGCCTGCTGCACAAGTTCTCCTTGCTCCGCCTCACTGCCATCATGGAGAAGTACTCCATGTCCAACAAGCATGGTTGGACCTG GTCTGTACCAAAATTCATGAAGCGTCTAAAGTCTCCCGACTCCAAGGAGAAGAGCGTGTTTGGGGTCCCGCTCATCGTGCACGTACGACGTTGCGGCTTCCCGCTGCCCCTTTGCCTTCAGCAGGCTCTTGCCCACCTCACGCGCCATTGTCTGGACCAG GTGGGCCTGTTCCGCAAATCTGGTGCAAAGTCTCGCATCCAATCACTGCGTCATCGGTGCGACGCCTCTCCCGATAGTGTGGACTACGAGGAGCAGTCGGCTTATGACGTGGCCGACATGGTCAAGCAGTTCTTCCGGGACCTTCCGGAGCCCCTACTGAGCAACAAGCTGGGAGAAACCTTCTTGCACATTTACCAGT ACGTACCCAAGGAGCAGCGTTTGCAGGCAGTACGGGCAGCCATCTTGTTGATGGCGGACGAAAACCGCCAAGCGTTGCAGACGCTGCTCTATTTCCTGCGCGGTGTTGCGGCACAGGTTGACGAAAACCAGATGACGGCTGCCAACCTCGCCGTCTGCCTGGCGCCGTCCCTCTTCCACCTCAGCCTGACCAAGAGCGACACGCTCTCGCCAAG GTCCATCCAGAGAAAGTATGGCAGTGGCCGACCAGATCAGAAGGACTTGAACGAGAACTTGGCTGCGACTCAAGGCTTGGCTCACATGATCACAGAGTGTCTGCACCTTTTTCAG ATCCCTGAGGAGATGGTCAGCCAGTCCCGTAACTCTTACATGGAAGCCGAGCTTACAGCGCCTCCTCTGGGTGAGCTGGGTAAGATACGCCAGTGTGACATGGAGGAAGACGGAGAAGAAGTGGACGAAGAAGACGAGGAGGTCGATGAAGGATCCTATCATGCTTATGTGGAGAAGCTGATCCACAACCTGCTGAAGGAGACCAAAGACAAAAGCAAAGCGTGGATATGTCGACCGACAGGAGAGCACGTGGAACTGGCCTCCAAAAAG GTGGGTGACGGCAACCCTCTTCGGCGCTGGCGCGTCAGCACGGAAGTGGAGGCCACGCCCGCTGAGGTTCTTCACCGGCTACTGCGAGAGCGCCCCCTCTGGCAGATGGAGCTACAGCAGGAGAAGGTTGTGGAAACGCTGGACAAGCAAACAGACGTGTACCAGTACTGCTGTCACAACATGGCGCCGCAGCCGCGCACAGACTTTGTCATTCTCAG GTCCTGGCGTTCTGACCCAATTAAAGGCTGGTGTGCACTGGTGTGCGTGTCGGTGGATCGCGGCGACGGACCGCGGACGGCGGTGCGGGGCGTGGTCCTGGAGTCCCACTACCTGCTGGAGTCCTTTGGCATGCCGACCAGAACCAGACTGACGCACGTCTCCAGAGTGGATCTCAG GGGGCGCGCTCCAGAATGGTACAACAAGGCGTACGGGCACCTCTGCGCCAACGAGGCGCAGAGGATCCGGGCCTCGTTCCTCAGGGCGGTAGAACCATCCCAATAG